A section of the Telopea speciosissima isolate NSW1024214 ecotype Mountain lineage chromosome 3, Tspe_v1, whole genome shotgun sequence genome encodes:
- the LOC122654001 gene encoding uncharacterized protein LOC122654001 isoform X1 produces the protein MAESSALTFSSFSCSISTLSPSRSKDTSFTIPTRLSSFLLASSLPKGNALFHRRQSSLLIRCGAKDSGAGDFIGDDSFGFYPWQSPISDGEDGSAIQWVPEDRVTLLTADGLVQIGGSMVPRRLSSSDKKQGRLKTSQRLQRFQESDYMDPNQGLCLGALFDIAATNGLDMGRRLCIFGFCRSIEMLSDVVEDTVLEHGGEVVAAEKASKGGLQEKLTMTVAVPLLWGVPPASETLHLAVRSGGGIVEKVYWQWNFL, from the exons ATGGCGGAGTCATCTGCTCTGACTTTCTCCAGCTTCAGTTGTTCCATCTCAACCTTGTCTCCTTCCAGGTCCAAGGATACCTCCTTTACAATCCCCACCAGACTGTCATCTTTTCTCCTCGCTTCTTCTCTCCCCAAGGGAAACGCATTGTTTCATCGACGACAATCCTCTCTTCTCATCCGATGTGGTGCTAAAGATTCCGGTGCTGGAGATTTCATCGGAGACGATTCTTTCGGTTTCTATCCCTGGCAATCCCCAATTTCAGATGGAGAAGATGGCAGTG CAATTCAGTGGGTACCTGAGGATAGAGTCACACTTTTAACTGCTGATGGTCTAGTACAAATAGGAGGTTCCATGGTCCCTCGCCGTCTTTCATCTTCAGAT AAGAAGCAGGGGAGATTGAAGACTTCTCAAAGACTACAGCGTTTTCAGGAGAGTGACTACATGGATCCCAATCAGGGACTATGTTTGGGTGCACTGTTTGATATTGCAGCAACAAAT GGACTTGACATGGGTAGAAGACTTTGTATATTTGGCTTTTGTCGTTCCATTGAGATGCTGAGTGATGTTGTGGAAGACACCGTCTTGGAGCATGGTGGAGAG GTTGTAGCTGCAGAGAAGGCTAGCAAAGGGGGGTTGCAAGAAAAGCTTACCATGACTGTCGCTGTGCCACTTCTTTGGGGTGTCCCTCCTGCTTCTGAAACACTCCACCTTGCTGTCCGGAGTGGTGGGGGAATTGTGGAGAAGGTGTATTGGCAGTGGAACTTTTTGTag
- the LOC122654001 gene encoding uncharacterized protein LOC122654001 isoform X2 — MAESSALTFSSFSCSISTLSPSRSKDTSFTIPTRLSSFLLASSLPKGNALFHRRQSSLLIRCGAKDSGAGDFIGDDSFGFYPWQSPISDGEDGSAIQWVPEDRVTLLTADGLVQIGGSMVPRRLSSSDKKQGRLKTSQRLQRFQESDYMDPNQGLCLGALFDIAATNGLDMGRRLCIFGFCRSIEMLSDVVEDTVLEHGGEVCCSLAMHGDLVQCPIHLMTFTNFIHCVVPFYKGCSCREG; from the exons ATGGCGGAGTCATCTGCTCTGACTTTCTCCAGCTTCAGTTGTTCCATCTCAACCTTGTCTCCTTCCAGGTCCAAGGATACCTCCTTTACAATCCCCACCAGACTGTCATCTTTTCTCCTCGCTTCTTCTCTCCCCAAGGGAAACGCATTGTTTCATCGACGACAATCCTCTCTTCTCATCCGATGTGGTGCTAAAGATTCCGGTGCTGGAGATTTCATCGGAGACGATTCTTTCGGTTTCTATCCCTGGCAATCCCCAATTTCAGATGGAGAAGATGGCAGTG CAATTCAGTGGGTACCTGAGGATAGAGTCACACTTTTAACTGCTGATGGTCTAGTACAAATAGGAGGTTCCATGGTCCCTCGCCGTCTTTCATCTTCAGAT AAGAAGCAGGGGAGATTGAAGACTTCTCAAAGACTACAGCGTTTTCAGGAGAGTGACTACATGGATCCCAATCAGGGACTATGTTTGGGTGCACTGTTTGATATTGCAGCAACAAAT GGACTTGACATGGGTAGAAGACTTTGTATATTTGGCTTTTGTCGTTCCATTGAGATGCTGAGTGATGTTGTGGAAGACACCGTCTTGGAGCATGGTGGAGAGGTATGTTGTTCTCTAGCCATGCATGGTGATTTAGTTCAATGTCCTATCCACCTGATGACATTCACAAATTTCATCCATTGTGTGGTTCCATTTTATAA AGGTTGTAGCTGCAGAGAAGGCTAG